The following is a genomic window from Zerene cesonia ecotype Mississippi chromosome 13, Zerene_cesonia_1.1, whole genome shotgun sequence.
TTTTCATATggatcatttaaattaactcCTATACCTGCAATTAGAAGTGAAGAATGTTAACatgtttttgatttataaagcaaGTAAAGTACTTTTAGTAATTGAgactatttatttgaaacaaaatttagtCCTTTGGAATATCCCATGAGGCTTTTCTTATATTCAGAGAGTATAGTGCTGAATGATTGTATCTAtgcaaattattgttataaaaatcacttaAATGTTCATCAATGTATTAGAATCACTCCATTTTGGAGTCCTTTAGAGAAACAAAGTCCAAAACATTCACATTGGACATTCTTCAAATTGAAGATCTCAACATCAGGCTGCAAAGGCGCGAAACCTGTAGGCTCAGTATCGGAGGTCAAGATCCGCTTTGGTTGCGGTTGCGTCCTTGAACAACAACACCAAATAGCAACCCCCCATTGTTTGGAATAAATATCACGAAGATGCGAAATTAAAAGTTCAAGATCACATGAAAACACTATCCCATGAGTGAGACTGGGTGTGACATACCCTTGTACTGGTCGTGCCTATCACGCACGGCGCCGCCGCTGATTGGCTCGGCGATGCCTTGCCCTGCCGCGCCCAGTCCGCCCGCGCTCCAGCCCATTTTCTGCAGCAGCTGGTGGCCCTTGTTACTGGAGTCGATGCCACCTGACGTGCTAGGGTACGATGAACCCCTAGACATATGAAACGATTGTTAAAATAGAGCAGATTGTGTGCCTGAcgttacttattaaatatatgtaattcagaactttatattaattacaaaaatctcAACTACCTACTTTAAATTACActtactttaaattttgtcaATGGTAAGGAATTgttatagtaattttttatagtcattaagtgttatttaatatgaaaaagtaacagaatatataatatatttcaaataaattttacacatgGTATTGCTAAATTGATTTACTTTTCTGATAAAGAGTTatgaattaatacaatatacactTCCATTCCAACACAGGGGATCATAATGTGAGGATTTTTGTGTCTTTATAAAGTCgataatgtacaaaataatcatattataacactataatgtgttattgaattttttacattatagatatgtattttttaaacttacatAAAGCTAGGAGGTGTAGGTGAGCGGGATTTCTCAACGCGTCGCATCTTGTCCCGCGGCGAGTCGCGGTGACGCTCGCGATCACGTGAGCGGCTGCGCGACCGCGATCGTGACCGTGACCGTGACTTGCGGCGACCTGAATATAGGATAGACATAGTTCAACTGTACGggagtattatattttatggaatGTGGAATATGCTGtctcaaaattaaatactctCTCATCATCTTTTCATACAGTTATTCAAACAAAGAGCATTTTATTCCTGTTGCAATAGTATGTACAGTTATGTAAACTAGATGTCTCATGTAACTTAGTCTGCTCTcaaaagaaattgtttttttctcatatttcAACGATTTTCTTTGCTGTTCTGCTATATTGGTCAAAGCATGATGATTTTCCAACTCAAATCTGGTTCTGATGTTAACACATACAACCCAAcaaagctatataatatataatataggtcAATATATGGTAATCTTACAGCATTTTgagttatacaaaaaaaatttaaagcttttgtttataatacgTTGGTAAAGGTAAAATATTCTCACTATCTCTGTCTCTTCTCCAAGTTGTTGGCCTTCGCCTGGGCGAGGGAGACCGTGACTTCGATTTCCGTGGCGATAAGGGAATTACTGGCTTCGGCTCTGGTGATTTACTTAACGAcctggtatataatataatgattaataagCAAGTTTTgcctttatttgaaatatgacTAAAATGTACGCTTTCgctttaaagtatttatctattataatatttattcatctaaTAAGAACATgatacaatgtattttattggattaataaaaaacccaAGATGCATAGTCTCAAACGAAAGGAACATTCAAAAATGTCACGAAAACTAACCAATTAATCAAACCACATGGTTATAATTATTCTACTTACAgcatattatagttttttgttatttaaactcaaCATTGAATGTGGCGTTTAgggttttttatgtatttggtGGTAATCTTTTCATCAGTTTTGTTCAGTTCTTAATAGATATTAAGTTTAGTTATTTAACTGTTTCGGAAATTGTTGATGGCaaataagaacaaaaaattaccTATATCTTCTTCCAGGTGGTGTTGGCTGTTTCTGTAAGTCTTTTGGTATAGGACTGGGTGACTTTGACTTCATCCTCCGCCCTTGCGCAATTGCTTCCTCCTTATTCTTTCTTGCTGCATTCTTTGCtttgtaatattcatataatccTAATTTCTCCCATCCTTCACTGTAACAGTATTATCATCTTTAGTGAAGagtttctaaatttaatagttatttaataagatttaataGGTAtttgggtcaaaatcgagtcgaGTCAGTACATTCAAACATACATGTGTAgggtgttaaaaatattttaagcatattacaaaaacataatatttttaattttaaacgtaaGAAAAGgagaaataaagataattatcaaattacatactaaaaattacataaaaaaaaactaacttaTCCCTCGGCCGTTCATGGTTAGGCGACGCGTAGAACGCGTCTACAGCTGCTAAGAGTCTCTCATTGGGTGGCGCCGGTGGGGGCAGTCTGATCCGAGCCGGGTCCAACGGCTTGTATTTATCGTCCTCTAGCTAAAAtacgaacaaacaaatttaagtaTCAAATCTAAGTGATGttacttttatacataatataaatcatatgtttaatttgaaaaagactgattctattcaaatattaattagctgtactaattttaatacaggaatgatttggaaaaaaaaagcaGATGTCACAGattcatattttgatatataaatgtaaagttaacatctaataattcaatttctgttcatatttgtattacatatataccaCTTTACAATCGTGACTTATTAGTTCTACTAATTTCCCACCCACATAGTCAAGACAGTCAGTCCCAGGAGAAGGACAAAACTAGTTTATATCTGTTTTTGGAAGCTATCTTTATACCAAAATTGACACACTAGTTACTTaggcatttatatatttgttaagaaGTAGGAAgaattagatatattaaaatctatttccaAATATAGAGAGTGCATTTCTACAAATtgattagataaataataacctgTTTTAGATTAAGAATAGATTGTCTAATTGGGTGCAttgtgatttaataaatacatagtgtTAATCATGCATGAAgtaattattctattaaattctGTTACTCTCAAGTTGAAATTTGAAGAtttgtaaacataaattttagatatattattataataatgtaacacTCAAAACTAACTTACCATTATAAGTGGTACCATCAAACCAGCAGGTAATTCAAAATATGGGACTGAAGGCATAAGCTCCTCATTGTTAATTTCTGGGAATGGGGGAAATCCTGGTGGGGGCTTACTGAGATCTGGTAGTCCATTCTGGAAAGCTAATGGCGGTGGTTTTGGTTCGAAACCAGGTGGCGGTTGTGAGAAATTTATATTCGGCAAATTTGACAAGTCAGGTTCATCAGACAGTTCTGTTTTTGGTTGCTTCATTTGATCAAACATTTGACTATCAAAACTATTTTCATTCCCACTCATACTATTATTTGATGCATAATTATCTCCACTTTCACTTCCGTACTGTTGGTGGTTGGGATTAAAATTCTGATCATATCCACCCATTGAAGGATATCCTTGGtcattgaaattgttttgaaaGGGATTTGGCATATTTTGTTGATTGTCTTTGTTCGAATCATGGCTGTTTAATTCAAGTGCATGCTTTTGCATTTCCATCTGTTGAATTTGTTGCAATGTGTGAGCGACAAAGGCTTGATGTTGTGTTTGATAGCTGCAAAGAAGAGTCTATTAGCATTTACTCTTTTGACCGAGAATTttacgaaataataatataacatacttttCAAAGGTAGATTTTGTTTGCTGTGTTAAATGAGCGATTGCATTTGAGTGCTGCGAAATCAAATTATTCTGGTACTCTTGATACGAACTGGTAGGGCTCTTCATCTTCTCAATGACACCAGAGTCGAAGTAGTTTGACTTGGATTCCCAGAGCCGAAGCAGTTTGTTAAGCTTAGCCTCCTGCTCTTCAGTAACAGCTGAAATGTAAAAAGGATTACATGGTTGTCGCAAGAGCCAAGCTGACTCAAGCAAGTTTTACCTGACTGACAAACCACAGGATGATGCTCTAGGTGTTAAATAGATGAGAATGCACAAAAAGACAAGAGACCTAAATTTTGAGgacattattgtaaatatgttaCCTATACTGGCATTGCAAAACATTGGAACCACCACATTTTCCAAATTTTTCTTGAGATCTTCGGCGTTTTTGCGTGCACTGTAATTAGGAATAATAGTATCATAGACACCGAATTGACAACGATCGCAAGGGAcacgatattaaaaaaaaaaaacttggcaacataaatgttaaaatcaaataaattacatagatatagaaatttacatacaaaaaccattatagtaaatattgtttaacagaaaaaaaaagtagaaACATGTATAGTATATGAAGTTCAGaacaatacttataaatttagaacCAAAAAATTTTTGGCCTCCTTTTGTGCAAAGGAATACAACACTGTGActatgttaaaacaaaaaaataaaaacatgttagaAAGCAAATGAACCTTAAGAAAACACCTCACTAATTCCCAAATACCCAAATTTTGATgacatataatattcaaaccATAAAAAGTTCTGATTAGAATTCTTGCGTTTTATATACTAACCAGTGATGTAAGACGTCATTGACTAGATATATGATgtgcagtttttgcgtgaaagctGCCCCAGGCTGGGTAACCTTCCGTAGGAGATGTTGAGAAATCACTTTGCCTGCATCTGGTGACGTAGCATGCTGTAATATCCATCCTTTTCCTATAAAGAAAGCCTTTTTAATCACTATCCACATATCtaagtataaacaatatacaacTGATATCCTTGGGTTAAAAATTGCAATACCACGGAATAATATACCTGCTGATATGCTATCTTTAGTGCATGATTCAATGATAGGCTGTAAGATGCTGTCTAACTCCGATAGGCTGATGTTGTTATCTTCTGCCATGATCTGTATGGTCTCTACCTGAGCTTTGCTCACCAATTCATTGATTTTAGCTTGTTGCTGTTGGATGAGTACCTAAAATGGAATAGcaatataaagcaaatttaatatataaaacagagcagaattaacttttttaaatagaacatCAATTATATCAATCAGGCTTTCAATGcactatgataatattatgtctacATTTTATCTTAACtgctctatttaaaaaaatgtttgaagcTCTTAAAGGAGGTGTGTGAGTGGCCTACATTTTATACttctgttataaataaatttacatgcattttaaataaactatttttatcatatatagatataattcaTGCTGGAAATCTGACCTGTCTTCCAAATACCTATTACTGAAATATTGAACttgatatacaaaataaaaaataatgaagcacattaaaatcattataagaattatttgtattttaaagttacaatatttactattacaGCTTGGACAGGTTCTTCATTTCCAttgatagatataatattggaTCTATGATTTTGTACATAATggctttttttaaacttattttacaaaaaataatgatagaCAGCaagaaaactgaaaattaaagcaaattatttacaaatgaacTGTTTgaacatattgtattaaactCACATTATGTTGAGCATTAAGATTATTCTCTGACTGAGTGATTTGGTCTTTTAACATGTTGATCTGAGCATTCACATTGTCAATCTCATGGGTGTGCTGAGGAGCGGGCGGGGCCGAATTCGCCGCAAGCCATTGCTGGAGCGCCGGAGCAGCCGCCATCGTCGCAGCCAGCCCGAGCTGGGTAGGCGTCGCACCAGCCTGTTGGGGCATTACATATTGCCTTGTCTGTGCCATATAAGCCCCGGACGGAGGAGGGGCCGCCTGGCCACCGGCCGATTGCTTTAGAACTATAAACAGCGGAGGGTCACTTGAAACGGTTATAACACATCAGCGATCGGGCGCGACCCCGACTATCTCTAATCTTTAACCACCATCGTCAATATGCTTACTTGCTTGCTCTGTCGTCACTTTGTATTGGTAGTAGTTGAAGTACTCGCCGCCGTACAGGAAACTGAATTTGGGATTGTTCTTTTGTTTTGTCTTGGTCATCTTCTCGAACTCGGGCCCATTTCGTGCGACAAATTGGGCGAGCTTGTCGATTATATTGCGAAGATCTTGGTCTGCAATTAGCAGAAAGATTggcaaagtaaataaaatataaataagctacaacgtaaatatgaaattctaaatttacCTTGTGGCGGCTGTGGAAGCTCCATTTTATCTtgatttatagttatttttaggTTAACACTAACTAACAATTGTCCATTATAATAGTcactttttaaaatgttttttgtaacGATACGCGGTAAACATGATACAACTCAAATCTCACTAGCagaaataatcataaaacgtaatttatgAAGGTGCACGATACAGTTAAACAGCGGCAGccattaataattgtttcatgtttgcttttattttttggtataGGCAACATTACAGTGTTAGCAACCTGAAGTGGACCGACTATCGTACGCCGGGGCGTAAAATTATCGTACATGGATCGAAATTATCGTANNNNNNNNNNNNNNNNNNNNNNNNNNNNNNNNNNNNNNNNNNNNNNNNNNNNNNNNNNNNNNNNNNNNNNNNNNNNNNNNNNNNNNNNNNNNNNNNNNNNNNNNNNNNNNNNNNNNNNNNNNNNNNNNNNNNNNNNNNNNNNNNNNNNNNNNNNNNNNNNNNNNNNNNNNNNNNNNNNNNNNNNNNNNNNNNNNNNNNNNNNNNNNNNNNNNNNNNNNNNNNNNNNNNNNNNNNNNNNNNNNNNNNNNNNNNNNNNNNNNNNNNNNNNNNNNNNNNNNNNNNNNNNNNNNNNNNNNNNNNNNNNNNNNNNNNNNNNNNNNNNNNNNNNNNNNNNNNNNNNNNNNNNNNNNNNNNNNNNNNNNNNNNNNNNNNNNNNNNNNNNNNNNNNNNNNNNNNNNNNNNNNNNNNNNNNNNNNNNNNNNNNNNNNNNNNNNNNNNNNNNNNNNNNNNNNNNNNNNNNNNNNNNNNNNNNNNNNNNNNNNNNNNNNNNNNNNNNNNNNNNNNNNNNNNNNNNNNNNNNNNNNNNNNNNNNNNNNNNNNNNNNNNNNNNNNNNNNNNNNNNNNNNNNNNNNNNNNNNNNNNNNNNNNNNNNNNNNNNNNNNNNNNNNNNNNNNNNNNNNNNNNNNNNNNNNNNNNNNNNNNNNNNNNNNNNNNNNNNNNNNNNNNNNNNNNNNNNNNNNNNNNNNNNNNNNNNNNNNNNNNNNNNNNNNNNNNNNNNNNNNNNNNNNNNNNNNNNNNNNNNNNNNNNNNNNNNNNNNNNNNNNNNNNNNNNNNNNNNNNNNNNNNNNNNNNNNNNNNNNNNNNNNNNNNNNNNNNNNNNNNNNNNNNNNNNNNNNNNNNNNNNNNNNNNNNNNNNNNNNNNNNNNNNNNNNNNNNNNNNNNNNNNNNNNNNNNNNNNNNNNNNNNNNNNNNNNNNNNNNNNNNNNNNNNNNNNNNNNNNNNNNNNNNNNNNNNNNNNNNNNNNNNNNNNNNNNNNNNNNNNNNNNNNNNNNNNNNNNNNATAGTATGTATACATAGggttatataaaagaaaactataGTTTTAGTTTCATAATGCAGACTGTATTGGTGTAGGTGTAAGTAAATAACTACGAATAACAATTCCTTTAGGAATGTTAAGATCATTAAAGTCAAGTCATAAACCTAggatttatcaattaataataacaaaaattaatatcactcATGTTGAAATCATTctcatgatgatgatgaacatgatattatattcaaagttTACTCcttaaaatacacaattatacatatgtacTTAGATCTAATTAGCGCTTTCACAGGCATCAACCCAATCATTGTATACATCTATAGGTTCGGACAAAacatttgttgttgtttgaaAATCTTCTAAACAGACCCGGCATTGGATGCGTGCCGTATTTCTTGCACGATCCCTGAAAATATACAGAATAAATTCGGAAAACAATTCAATATGCAtcgttaatttatatgttatttcaaatatacttGCATTTTCACTTCACAAGATTTTTCGTGGTTGCAAAACGGACAGTTAAATTGTTGATCAAGAGGCTCTATAGCTTTGCGTTTTGGTGGTGGCTTTCTTTTCGACTTTCGACGACCCATTGCTTAAAACGTAAAGTGGATATTAGGATACTACATAAAAATCTAGCACCctcaatataattgttaaactTACTCGACGATCTTATAAATTATCGCCTAATGAATTTCAGCTCGAAAATCGCAGAAATAAACACACGTTTATAATCTACTACTTATTCCACTGAAAAAACTTGTCATTGTCATTTTCAAATTGACAAATCACAAATTGATATGTCAAGAACCTTCTACAGATGTTCCTACGTTTTTAATCAATAAGGCtaggtttatatgtacgtattctttataataacatatatttacatttaatattgcaGCCacctacaattaaaaaaaaaaacaacaatttaaataaaataaatgtattgaaagcatatgtaattttttcaataatttaggTAAAGATTGATCTGATAAAGTATTGTAAATAGTAAACACTATAACACctgaaaaaaagttttaatgtagCTATATGTATTTGATCTATCTTATGTACccgcattatatttttaattttagtataatgTTGNNNNNNNNNNNNNNNNNNNNNNNNNNNNNNNNNNNNNNNNNNNNNNNNNNNNNNNNNNNNNNNNNNNNNNNNNNNNNNNNNNNNNNNNNNNNNNNNNNNNNNNNNNNNNNNNNNNNNNNNNNNNNNNNNNNNNNNNNNNNNNNNNNNNNNNNNNNNNNNNNNNNNNNNNNNNNNNNNNNNNNNNNNNNNNNNNNNNNNNNNNNNNNNNNNNNNNNNNNNNNNNNNNNNNNNNNNNNNNNNNNNNNNNNNNNNNNNNNNNNNNNNNNNNNNNNNNNNNNNNNNNNNNNNNNNNNNNNNNNNNNNNNNNNNNNNNNNNNNNNNNNNNNNNNNNNNNNNNNNNNNNNNNNNNNNNNNNNNNNNNNNNNNNNNNNNNNNNNNNNNNNNNNNNNNNNNNNNNNNNNNNNNNNNNNNNNNNNNNNNNNNNNNNNNNNNNNNNNNNNNNNNNNNNNNNNNNNNNNNNNNNNNNNNNNNNNNNNNNNNNNNNNNNNNNNNNNNNNNNNNNNNNNNNNNNNNNNNNNNNNNNNNNNNNNNNNNNNNNNNNNNNNNNNNNNNNNNNNNNNNNNNNNNNNNNNNNNNNNNNNNNNNNNNNNNNNNNNNNNNNNNNNNNNNNNNNNNNNNNNNNNNNNNNNNNNNNNNNNNNNNNNNNNNNNNNNNNNNNNNNNNNNNNNNNNNNNNNNNNNNNNNNNNNNNNNNNNNNNNNNNNNNNNNNNNNNNNNNNNNNNNNNNNNNNNNNNNNNNNNNNNNNNNNNNNNNNNNNNNNNNNNNNNNNNNNNNNNNNNNNNNNNNNNNNNNNNNNNNNNNNNNNNNNNNNNNNNNNNNNNNNNNNNNNNNNNNNNNNNNNNNNNNNNNNNNNNNNNNNNNNNNNNNNNNNNNNNNNNNNNNNNNNNNNNNNNNNNNNNNNNNNNNNNNNNNNNNNNNNNNNNNNNNNNNNNNNNNNNNNNNNN
Proteins encoded in this region:
- the LOC119831048 gene encoding calcium homeostasis endoplasmic reticulum protein isoform X1, with translation MELPQPPQDQDLRNIIDKLAQFVARNGPEFEKMTKTKQKNNPKFSFLYGGEYFNYYQYKVTTEQAILKQSAGGQAAPPPSGAYMAQTRQYVMPQQAGATPTQLGLAATMAAAPALQQWLAANSAPPAPQHTHEIDNVNAQINMLKDQITQSENNLNAQHNVLIQQQQAKINELVSKAQVETIQIMAEDNNISLSELDSILQPIIESCTKDSISAGKGWILQHATSPDAGKVISQHLLRKVTQPGAAFTQKLHIIYLVNDVLHHCARKNAEDLKKNLENVVVPMFCNASIAVTEEQEAKLNKLLRLWESKSNYFDSGVIEKMKSPTSSYQEYQNNLISQHSNAIAHLTQQTKSTFENYQTQHQAFVAHTLQQIQQMEMQKHALELNSHDSNKDNQQNMPNPFQNNFNDQGYPSMGGYDQNFNPNHQQYGSESGDNYASNNSMSGNENSFDSQMFDQMKQPKTELSDEPDLSNLPNINFSQPPPGFEPKPPPLAFQNGLPDLSKPPPGFPPFPEINNEELMPSVPYFELPAGLMVPLIMLEDDKYKPLDPARIRLPPPAPPNERLLAAVDAFYASPNHERPRDNEGWEKLGLYEYYKAKNAARKNKEEAIAQGRRMKSKSPSPIPKDLQKQPTPPGRRYRSLSKSPEPKPVIPLSPRKSKSRSPSPRRRPTTWRRDRDSRRKSRSRSRSRSRSRSRDRERHRDSPRDKMRRVEKSRSPTPPSFMGSSYPSTSGGIDSSNKGHQLLQKMGWSAGGLGAAGQGIAEPISGGAVRDRHDQYKGIGVNLNDPYENFRKNKGAAFITRIKERALERSS
- the LOC119831048 gene encoding calcium homeostasis endoplasmic reticulum protein isoform X2, which translates into the protein MAAAPALQQWLAANSAPPAPQHTHEIDNVNAQINMLKDQITQSENNLNAQHNVLIQQQQAKINELVSKAQVETIQIMAEDNNISLSELDSILQPIIESCTKDSISAGKGWILQHATSPDAGKVISQHLLRKVTQPGAAFTQKLHIIYLVNDVLHHCARKNAEDLKKNLENVVVPMFCNASIAVTEEQEAKLNKLLRLWESKSNYFDSGVIEKMKSPTSSYQEYQNNLISQHSNAIAHLTQQTKSTFENYQTQHQAFVAHTLQQIQQMEMQKHALELNSHDSNKDNQQNMPNPFQNNFNDQGYPSMGGYDQNFNPNHQQYGSESGDNYASNNSMSGNENSFDSQMFDQMKQPKTELSDEPDLSNLPNINFSQPPPGFEPKPPPLAFQNGLPDLSKPPPGFPPFPEINNEELMPSVPYFELPAGLMVPLIMLEDDKYKPLDPARIRLPPPAPPNERLLAAVDAFYASPNHERPRDNEGWEKLGLYEYYKAKNAARKNKEEAIAQGRRMKSKSPSPIPKDLQKQPTPPGRRYRSLSKSPEPKPVIPLSPRKSKSRSPSPRRRPTTWRRDRDSRRKSRSRSRSRSRSRSRDRERHRDSPRDKMRRVEKSRSPTPPSFMGSSYPSTSGGIDSSNKGHQLLQKMGWSAGGLGAAGQGIAEPISGGAVRDRHDQYKGIGVNLNDPYENFRKNKGAAFITRIKERALERSS
- the LOC119831121 gene encoding transcription elongation factor 1 homolog translates to MGRRKSKRKPPPKRKAIEPLDQQFNCPFCNHEKSCEVKMDRARNTARIQCRVCLEDFQTTTNVLSEPIDVYNDWVDACESAN